One part of the Candidatus Kouleothrix ribensis genome encodes these proteins:
- a CDS encoding GAF domain-containing protein produces the protein MLTVPPTTQPALPLLATVARLLSSDLVFVDRMHDLFGLLHEAVQFYDARLIYWPQTAQPGAPREQIGTDDGWHEYWIDDLTDLAVQRGAPVHTSIPFEKLLDDPADDLPAEIWYYGIPITWNEQTWGVLELRAAGSAAFTAAEQAFLTAITPLLAAAIAIEGGDSMLPVLAQRVDQLTAEQAHEIAILRQELEAPLTLNALLMKLLHWVLDATGAEAGAFSLVDHDRGELVVQAHTGYPLAGATPYGEPRRRLSWEQGLVGKVARTGRSLLIRDVNREPDYQPGSPNVRAELAIPINADGRALAVLVLSSPRSAAFGEGEVAVAQALCMLAPQPLRRALRYQELLETSTQLNQVVTSMPIGLALLDIQGRVLRHNPAWAHVWGIGELASDELFHVPWDLVPQILARLTNPMGLNDFCANDQSSPTDVQTTTIRLRDPHQELDVLSVPTRDSLGQLTGRLWLVSDVTREREADRLKSEFISVVSHELRTPLTSILGYTELLMAREFAPAEQREFVKTVYDEAGHLSQIVEDMLGISRLEAGSIKLNQWVVSMRQLIGEMTAQLSHHLSARHRMVIDIPNQLPPAYIDRDKVKQILFNLLINAAKYSPRGGEIALSVEEADTPTPDHPAGRFLLVTVRDQGMGIPPEDLPRIWERFYRVDNTNTRRIGGTGLGLAITKGLVELHGGRIWVESTLGQGSAFMFTLPIVTELMRP, from the coding sequence ATGCTCACCGTACCACCAACAACCCAGCCTGCCCTGCCACTACTAGCCACGGTGGCGCGCCTGCTGTCGAGCGACCTCGTGTTCGTAGACCGTATGCACGACCTGTTCGGCTTGCTGCACGAGGCCGTGCAGTTCTACGATGCGCGCCTGATCTACTGGCCGCAAACGGCCCAGCCGGGTGCGCCGCGCGAGCAGATCGGCACCGACGATGGCTGGCACGAGTACTGGATCGACGATCTGACCGACCTGGCCGTGCAGCGCGGCGCGCCGGTGCATACCAGCATCCCCTTCGAGAAGCTGCTCGACGATCCGGCCGATGATCTGCCGGCCGAGATCTGGTATTACGGCATTCCCATCACCTGGAACGAGCAGACCTGGGGCGTGCTCGAGCTGCGCGCCGCTGGCAGCGCGGCGTTTACGGCCGCCGAACAGGCCTTCCTCACCGCCATCACGCCACTGCTCGCCGCCGCAATCGCGATCGAGGGCGGCGATAGCATGCTGCCGGTGCTGGCGCAGCGGGTCGATCAGCTGACCGCCGAGCAAGCTCACGAGATCGCCATCCTGCGCCAAGAACTCGAGGCGCCGCTCACACTCAACGCGCTACTCATGAAGCTGCTGCACTGGGTGCTCGACGCGACCGGCGCCGAGGCCGGGGCGTTTAGCCTGGTAGACCATGATCGCGGCGAGCTGGTGGTGCAGGCGCACACAGGCTACCCACTTGCCGGCGCCACGCCCTACGGCGAGCCACGCCGGCGCCTCAGCTGGGAACAAGGCCTGGTCGGCAAGGTCGCGCGTACCGGCCGGTCGCTGCTGATCCGCGACGTCAACCGCGAACCCGACTACCAGCCGGGCAGCCCGAATGTGCGCGCCGAGCTGGCCATCCCGATCAATGCCGACGGCCGCGCGCTGGCGGTGCTGGTGCTGAGCAGCCCGCGATCGGCCGCGTTCGGCGAGGGCGAGGTGGCGGTAGCCCAGGCGCTGTGCATGCTCGCGCCGCAGCCGCTGCGCCGTGCGCTACGCTACCAGGAGCTGCTCGAAACCAGCACGCAGCTCAACCAGGTCGTCACCAGCATGCCGATTGGCCTGGCGCTGCTCGACATTCAGGGCCGCGTGCTGCGCCACAACCCGGCCTGGGCCCATGTCTGGGGCATCGGCGAACTGGCCAGCGACGAGCTGTTCCACGTGCCGTGGGATCTCGTGCCGCAGATCCTGGCGCGCCTGACCAACCCGATGGGCCTGAACGACTTCTGCGCAAACGACCAGAGCAGCCCCACCGATGTGCAGACCACCACCATCCGCCTGCGCGACCCGCACCAGGAGCTCGATGTGCTCTCGGTGCCCACGCGCGATAGCCTGGGCCAGCTGACCGGGCGGCTATGGCTGGTGAGCGACGTGACCCGTGAGCGCGAGGCCGACCGGCTCAAGAGCGAGTTCATCTCGGTCGTATCGCACGAGCTGCGCACGCCGCTCACATCGATCCTGGGCTACACCGAGCTGCTGATGGCGCGCGAGTTCGCCCCGGCCGAGCAGCGCGAGTTCGTCAAAACCGTCTACGACGAGGCCGGGCATCTCTCGCAGATCGTCGAAGACATGCTCGGCATCTCGCGGCTCGAGGCCGGCAGCATCAAGCTGAACCAGTGGGTCGTCTCGATGCGCCAGCTGATCGGCGAGATGACTGCGCAGCTCAGCCACCACCTTTCGGCGCGCCATCGCATGGTGATCGACATCCCCAACCAGCTGCCGCCGGCCTATATCGACCGCGACAAAGTCAAGCAGATCTTGTTCAATTTGCTGATCAACGCCGCCAAGTACTCGCCGCGCGGCGGCGAGATCGCGCTCTCGGTCGAAGAGGCCGACACGCCGACGCCCGACCACCCGGCCGGCCGCTTTTTGCTGGTGACTGTGCGCGACCAGGGCATGGGCATCCCGCCCGAAGATCTGCCGCGGATCTGGGAGCGCTTCTATCGCGTCGACAACACCAACACCCGCCGGATCGGCGGCACCGGCCTGGGCCTGGCGATCACCAAGGGGCTGGTCGAGCTACACGGGGGCCGGATCTGGGTCGAGAGCACGCTCGGCCAGGGCAGCGCGTTCATGTTCACCCTGCCGATCGTCACCGAGCTGATGCGCCCCTAG
- a CDS encoding YigZ family protein, giving the protein MTERDKPGLPGNYIPAEPARAEICVVNSRFIASIAPATDVAAARAFIAAVRAAMPDATHHVYAYIIGHGASTTLGMSDDGEPPGTAGRPTMAVLRGSGLGDVAIVVTRYFGGTLLGTGGLVRAYGDAARAVLAIVPRSEKIARGVLELTLPYSAYEPVRRLVAAHAGSILGEAFAEDVLLRVELPLAELAAFRSQIEQITAGQARFGVG; this is encoded by the coding sequence ATGACCGAACGCGACAAACCCGGCCTGCCCGGCAACTACATTCCGGCTGAGCCGGCCCGCGCCGAGATCTGCGTAGTCAACTCGCGCTTCATTGCCAGCATTGCCCCGGCCACCGACGTGGCGGCTGCGCGCGCGTTCATCGCCGCAGTGCGCGCGGCCATGCCCGACGCAACCCACCACGTGTATGCCTATATCATCGGGCATGGCGCCAGCACCACGCTGGGCATGAGCGACGACGGCGAGCCGCCCGGCACGGCCGGCCGGCCGACCATGGCGGTGCTGCGCGGCAGCGGCCTGGGCGACGTGGCGATTGTGGTGACGCGCTACTTCGGCGGCACACTGCTAGGCACCGGTGGCCTGGTGCGCGCCTACGGCGACGCCGCCAGAGCCGTGCTGGCGATCGTGCCGCGCAGCGAGAAGATCGCGCGGGGGGTGCTCGAGCTAACGCTACCCTACAGCGCCTACGAGCCGGTGCGTCGCCTGGTGGCCGCACATGCCGGCAGCATCCTCGGCGAGGCATTCGCCGAGGATGTGCTGCTGCGTGTCGAGCTGCCGCTCGCCGAGCTTGCGGCATTCAGAAGCCAGATCGAGCAGATCACCGCCGGGCAGGCGCGCTTTGGCGTGGGGTAG
- the nifS gene encoding cysteine desulfurase NifS has translation MAERSIYLDHAATTPVDPQVVAAMLPYFSAHFGNPSSIHRAGRAALEALDDARELFARVLGASRKEIIFTGGGSEADNLAIKGVALAQRQAGKGAHIITSAIEHHAVLHACEYLEAFGFEVTRLPVDAAGLIGPADLRAALRPDTVLVSLMYANNEIGTIQPLAALGAICRAHGVPLHTDAVQAAGSLSLSVDALQVDLLTLAAHKFYGPKGVGALYVRHGTPLLPQINGGGQERRRRAGTENVAGIVGMAAALRLAEERREAYAAHCAGLRDRLIAGVLAQVPHASLNGDSARRLPNNANIAFEFVEGESVLLLLDQHGIAASSGSACSSGSLEASHVLQALGVPYERAIGSVRFTIGQSTTADDIDFVLATLPDLIEQLRSVSPAYRNAA, from the coding sequence ATGGCCGAGCGCTCGATCTACCTCGATCATGCCGCGACAACCCCGGTCGATCCGCAGGTGGTTGCGGCGATGTTGCCATATTTCAGCGCGCATTTCGGCAACCCGTCGAGCATCCACCGGGCCGGCCGGGCCGCACTCGAGGCGCTCGACGACGCGCGCGAGCTGTTTGCGCGTGTGCTGGGCGCCAGCCGCAAAGAGATCATCTTCACCGGCGGTGGCTCCGAGGCCGATAATCTGGCGATCAAGGGTGTGGCGCTGGCGCAGCGCCAGGCCGGCAAGGGCGCGCACATTATTACCAGCGCGATCGAGCATCATGCGGTGCTGCATGCCTGCGAATACCTCGAGGCGTTCGGCTTCGAGGTGACGCGGCTGCCGGTCGATGCCGCCGGGCTGATCGGGCCGGCCGATCTGCGTGCGGCGCTCCGGCCCGATACCGTGCTGGTGTCGTTGATGTACGCGAATAACGAGATCGGCACGATCCAGCCGCTGGCTGCGCTTGGCGCGATCTGCCGTGCCCACGGCGTGCCACTGCACACCGACGCGGTGCAGGCGGCTGGCTCGCTATCGCTCAGCGTCGATGCGCTACAGGTCGATCTGCTGACGCTGGCCGCGCATAAGTTCTATGGGCCTAAGGGCGTGGGCGCGCTGTATGTGCGGCACGGCACGCCGCTGCTGCCGCAGATCAATGGCGGTGGCCAAGAGCGCCGCCGCCGCGCCGGCACCGAGAACGTGGCTGGGATCGTGGGTATGGCGGCGGCGCTGCGGCTGGCCGAAGAGCGCCGCGAGGCCTACGCAGCACACTGCGCCGGCCTGCGCGATCGGCTGATCGCGGGGGTGCTCGCACAGGTGCCGCACGCCAGCCTGAACGGCGACTCTGCGCGGCGGCTGCCGAACAACGCCAATATCGCGTTTGAGTTTGTCGAGGGCGAGAGCGTGCTGCTGCTGCTCGACCAGCATGGCATCGCGGCCTCGAGCGGCTCGGCCTGCTCAAGCGGCTCGCTCGAGGCTTCGCATGTGCTGCAGGCGCTGGGCGTGCCCTACGAGCGCGCGATCGGCTCGGTGCGCTTCACGATCGGCCAGAGCACCACTGCGGACGATATCGATTTTGTGCTTGCTACGCTGCCGGATCTGATCGAACAGCTGCGCTCAGTGTCGCCGGCATACCGCAACGCAGCATAG
- a CDS encoding dipeptide ABC transporter ATP-binding protein produces MTTNGNGSDVDLIQVRDLQMHFPVTKGIVFQRQVGAVKAVDGVSFSIKKGETLGLVGESGCGKSTTGRAILQLYRPTAGEVLFQGQDLVKLRGEDMRRMRRKVQMIFQDPYASLNPRMTVGDIVGEPIRVHNLRQGKAVRERVQELLQLVGLNPYFINRYPHEFSGGQRQRIGIARALAVEPEFVVCDEPVSALDVSIQAQVINLLEDLQDRLGLTYLFIAHGLSVVKHISDRVAVMYLGKVVELAEGNKLYTMPMHPYTQALLSAVPIPDPKVEKRRKRIILEGDVPSPLNPPTGCYFHTRCPIVIDRCKAEEPPFVDYGSGHFAACWRARESIELMPGQGLDAIVPTASPPAPSAAQA; encoded by the coding sequence ATGACGACAAACGGCAACGGTTCGGACGTGGATCTGATCCAGGTGCGCGACCTTCAGATGCACTTCCCGGTCACAAAGGGAATCGTCTTTCAGCGCCAGGTCGGCGCGGTCAAGGCGGTCGATGGCGTGAGTTTCTCGATCAAGAAGGGCGAGACGCTCGGGCTGGTCGGCGAGTCGGGCTGCGGGAAGTCGACCACCGGCCGTGCGATTCTGCAGCTATACCGGCCAACCGCCGGCGAGGTGCTGTTTCAGGGCCAGGATCTGGTGAAGCTCAGGGGCGAAGATATGCGCCGGATGCGCCGCAAGGTTCAGATGATCTTTCAGGATCCGTACGCATCGCTCAACCCGCGTATGACCGTCGGTGATATTGTCGGCGAGCCGATCCGCGTGCATAACCTGCGCCAGGGCAAGGCGGTGCGCGAGCGCGTACAAGAGCTGCTGCAGCTGGTGGGCTTGAACCCCTACTTCATCAACCGCTACCCGCACGAGTTCTCGGGCGGCCAGCGCCAGCGCATCGGCATCGCACGCGCGCTGGCAGTCGAGCCTGAGTTCGTCGTCTGCGACGAGCCGGTGTCGGCGCTCGATGTGTCGATCCAGGCGCAGGTGATTAACCTGCTCGAGGATCTTCAGGATCGGCTGGGGCTGACCTACCTATTCATTGCGCACGGCCTGTCGGTGGTGAAGCATATCAGCGATCGCGTGGCGGTGATGTACCTGGGCAAGGTGGTCGAGCTGGCCGAGGGCAACAAGCTCTATACCATGCCGATGCACCCATATACCCAGGCGCTGCTCTCGGCGGTGCCCATCCCCGACCCGAAGGTCGAGAAGCGGCGCAAGCGCATCATTCTCGAGGGCGATGTGCCCAGCCCGCTGAACCCACCGACCGGCTGCTACTTCCACACGCGCTGCCCGATTGTGATCGATCGCTGCAAAGCCGAAGAGCCGCCGTTCGTCGATTATGGTAGCGGGCATTTCGCGGCCTGCTGGCGTGCGCGCGAGTCGATCGAGCTGATGCCCGGCCAGGGCCTCGATGCGATCGTGCCCACTGCAAGCCCGCCGGCGCCATCTGCGGCCCAGGCCTAG
- a CDS encoding ABC transporter ATP-binding protein, giving the protein MPPLLEVRNLKVQFKTQDGVVTAVNDVSFHLERGETLGIVGESGSGKSVTSLSLMRLIPNPPGKITEGSVMFDGENLLDYTEEEMRHVRGNRIAMIFQDPMTSLNPVLTIGRQITESLELHMKLTGAEARKRAVELLGMVGIPSAGRRLDDYPHQFSGGMRQRVMIAMGLSCNPELLIADEPTTALDVTIQAQILELINRLKNETGTAVIIITHDLGVVAGMADRVAVMYAGRIVEEGMTNEIFANPRMPYTIGLLRSIPRLDEQEGRKLTPIRGLPPDLINLPAICAFSPRCDYFAAGKCDQTVPPLRPVGPDHRAACLFDITLETPIPNREQLDAVTELA; this is encoded by the coding sequence ATGCCGCCACTACTCGAGGTTCGTAACCTGAAAGTGCAGTTCAAGACGCAAGATGGCGTTGTGACTGCGGTCAATGATGTGTCGTTCCATCTTGAGCGTGGCGAAACGCTCGGCATCGTCGGCGAGTCTGGCTCGGGTAAGAGCGTCACATCGCTCTCGCTGATGCGGCTCATTCCGAACCCACCCGGCAAGATCACCGAAGGCTCGGTAATGTTCGACGGCGAGAACCTGCTCGACTACACCGAGGAAGAGATGCGCCATGTGCGCGGTAACCGGATCGCGATGATCTTTCAAGACCCCATGACATCGCTCAACCCGGTGCTGACGATTGGCCGGCAGATCACCGAGTCGCTCGAGCTGCACATGAAGCTCACCGGCGCCGAAGCCCGCAAGCGCGCGGTCGAGCTGCTGGGTATGGTCGGCATCCCTAGCGCCGGCCGGCGCCTCGACGATTACCCGCACCAGTTCTCGGGCGGCATGCGCCAGCGCGTGATGATCGCGATGGGCCTCTCGTGTAACCCCGAGCTGCTGATCGCCGATGAGCCAACCACCGCGCTCGATGTGACTATTCAGGCGCAGATCCTCGAGCTGATCAATCGGCTCAAGAACGAGACCGGCACGGCTGTGATTATTATTACGCACGACCTGGGCGTGGTGGCGGGTATGGCCGACCGGGTGGCGGTGATGTATGCCGGCCGGATCGTCGAGGAAGGCATGACCAACGAGATCTTCGCCAACCCGCGCATGCCCTATACGATCGGCCTGCTGCGCTCGATCCCGCGCCTCGACGAGCAGGAAGGCCGTAAGCTTACGCCGATCCGGGGCCTGCCGCCGGATCTGATCAACCTGCCGGCGATCTGCGCATTCAGCCCGCGCTGCGACTATTTCGCGGCCGGGAAGTGCGACCAGACGGTGCCGCCGCTGCGGCCGGTTGGCCCCGATCATCGCGCGGCCTGCCTGTTCGATATTACGCTCGAAACCCCGATCCCAAACCGTGAGCAGCTTGACGCCGTGACCGAGCTTGCCTGA
- a CDS encoding ABC transporter permease, which yields MATMTKSVAAIDTAEQVFATRAPRSLWSDARRRLMRNKAAVAALIYIGLLVIIAVIAPLLTQHNPLEIYPGQTYRQAAWVVSPNQPDKSGTWVYPLGTDAVGRDVMSRLLFGTRTSLVVGFVPMVFTLFLGTVIGLVSGFAGGWLDSLLMRFAEIVYSFPAFLFFIIVMSALKDTAIGKFWNGFLILFAALSLVGWVGVARLVRGQVLSLKEKEFIEAARAIGVRQHNILFKHLLPNSLGPIIIAGAFIVPGAIIAEAVLSYLGIGLRPATDRAALFPVSWGNMILDGKSALTAQPWLMIAPAIAIATITLSFTFIGDGLRDALDPRDAG from the coding sequence ATGGCCACAATGACGAAATCGGTCGCCGCGATCGATACCGCTGAACAGGTATTTGCCACGCGCGCACCACGTAGCCTGTGGAGCGACGCGCGCCGCCGCCTGATGCGCAACAAGGCGGCGGTTGCGGCATTGATCTACATCGGCTTGCTGGTGATCATCGCGGTGATCGCCCCGCTGCTCACGCAGCACAACCCGCTCGAGATCTACCCCGGCCAGACGTACCGCCAGGCGGCGTGGGTGGTGTCGCCCAACCAGCCCGACAAGAGCGGCACCTGGGTCTACCCGCTCGGCACCGACGCGGTGGGCCGCGACGTGATGAGCCGCCTGCTGTTCGGCACGCGCACCTCGCTGGTGGTCGGCTTCGTGCCGATGGTCTTCACGCTGTTCCTGGGCACCGTGATCGGCCTGGTGTCCGGCTTCGCCGGCGGCTGGCTCGACTCGTTGCTCATGCGCTTTGCCGAGATCGTGTATTCGTTCCCGGCGTTTTTGTTCTTCATCATCGTTATGTCGGCCCTGAAAGACACAGCGATCGGCAAGTTCTGGAATGGCTTCCTGATCTTGTTTGCGGCGCTCTCGCTGGTGGGCTGGGTTGGCGTGGCGCGCCTGGTGCGCGGGCAGGTGCTCTCGCTGAAAGAGAAAGAGTTCATTGAAGCGGCGCGAGCGATCGGCGTGCGCCAGCATAATATTCTGTTCAAGCACCTGCTGCCCAACTCGCTCGGCCCAATCATTATCGCCGGTGCATTTATTGTGCCCGGCGCGATCATCGCCGAGGCGGTACTGTCGTACCTGGGTATTGGCCTGCGCCCGGCCACCGATCGCGCGGCGCTATTCCCGGTGAGCTGGGGCAACATGATCCTCGACGGCAAATCGGCGCTCACGGCGCAGCCCTGGCTGATGATCGCGCCGGCGATTGCAATTGCGACGATTACGCTGTCGTTCACGTTTATCGGTGATGGCCTGCGCGACGCGCTCGACCCGCGCGATGCTGGGTAA